In the Catenulispora sp. GP43 genome, GCCGGCAGCACCGCGTACGACTCGGTGTCCGGCCGCCCGACCAGCACCTCGTCGCCCTCGTCGACGAAAGTGAGGCGGTGCAGGCGGATTCGGGTCGGGCTGCTCATGCTGGCGAGGTCCTTTCTGGGCGTGCGCCGACGGACAAGCACGGACGGAAGGCCGGCGTGGCGAGCACCCGCGAGCGCACTGCTGCTCCTCACGGGTGCCCGCCCACCTGGATCAGGCGGCGAATCAGGCGATGACGATCGGGCAGGACGTCGGGTCGCCGTACATCGTCGCGGCAACGCTGGTCAGCCGAACGGGGCCGACCTTGCGCACAGTCACCTTCTTCATGGTTTCTCCTCCTTCCGGATGAGGGATTCGGGTCGGCAGAGAGCGTCTGCCCACACCTTCAGGCTGCGGCACCGCGGCGGAAGGGCGGCGCGAAGCGGGACTGGAAGCCGGGGTGGAATTCGTTAGGGATATTCCGGAAGCGACGCCGTTGGTGGGAAACGCGCCGGGACGCCGGGACACCGGGCCACCACTCGGAAATCCCGCGTCACCCGGGAAGAGCGGCTCGGTCGAGGAGGCGCTCGGTGTCCAACGCGGTATCACGGGCTTGTACGCGCAGGCGCAGCGCTTGCAGACCCGCGCTGGGCACTGTCCCCAGCGAGTCGCGCATCCTCGCCTCGGCCCGCTTGTAGCAGGCCGCCGCCTCGCCGTGCTGTCCGCATCGGTACAGCGCCAACACCCGTAGCCCGACGATCTCGTCGTCGTGGGGATAGTCGCCTTCCCATTCGGTCAGCCGCGCCACCGCCGCGGCGGGGCGGTCGAGGTCGAGCAGGCAGCGCGCCAGGAAGACCCGGGCGTCCCGCCGCTCGCGCTCCAACTGGCCCCGGAAGAGCTCGAACCAGCTCCCGGGCAGGCCCGCCACAGCCGGGCCGCGCCACTCCGCCAAACCCTGCTCGATCAAACGGATCGCCTCCTCGAAGGTGCACTCCCGCAGCGCCCCGGAGGCGGATCTCAAAGCTCTGCGGAATCGATGGAGGTCTACGTGCGCGGGGTCCACATCGAGGACATAGCCCCCGTTGCGTGAGATGAGCTCGACTCCGTGTGGAGCAAGCGCCGACCGAAGCCAGCCGATGTACTTGTAGCGCACTGACGAACCAGGCAGTCTGTCCCCCCACACCCGGTCGACCAAGGTGTCAGTCGGCACCAGCGCACCGGGTGTCCGCAGCAGGACAGCCAGGACGCAGCGCGCCTTCGTCGATCGCAGGGCGGTCTCGCGGCCGTCGGCCCACGCTTCGACCGGACCCAGCAGATGGAACTCCATGATGATCCTCTCCCGGCCGGCCCCGTGTCTGTTCACGCGGGTGCCCGCCGGCGTGGTCACACCCCCGTTCTGGCATCCGGCAGTCGGCGGGATGGCTGTGCCCGCCCCGATGCTCATCAGGCGTCACGGCCTGATCTGTAAATCGGTTCACGCCTTCGCGGTCCCGAAACGGGCAGTCCTCGGCGCAGACGTGCGGGCTGAAGGGCGTCTTCGGCGGGAAATCCCGCAGTGGCAAGCGACTAGGGAGAAACACCCGCTGGTTGCCGCAAGGTCGATGACATTTCACCCGCACGCCTCCCCGGTTGGCGTACCGCGCCGCAATCGTGTACCTATCTGCCATGCCAATGCGCCCCGGTGATGGATCCGCGACGCCGGTCGCCGAGTCCTCGCCTGCCTCCTCGACCGCAGCGTCCGTCATCCTCGTCGGAGGTGGAAAGGCGCAGTTGAGCCAGCCCGCCGTGGCCCGCGACCTGTATGTCA is a window encoding:
- a CDS encoding BTAD domain-containing putative transcriptional regulator, coding for MEFHLLGPVEAWADGRETALRSTKARCVLAVLLRTPGALVPTDTLVDRVWGDRLPGSSVRYKYIGWLRSALAPHGVELISRNGGYVLDVDPAHVDLHRFRRALRSASGALRECTFEEAIRLIEQGLAEWRGPAVAGLPGSWFELFRGQLERERRDARVFLARCLLDLDRPAAAVARLTEWEGDYPHDDEIVGLRVLALYRCGQHGEAAACYKRAEARMRDSLGTVPSAGLQALRLRVQARDTALDTERLLDRAALPG